The Toxoplasma gondii ME49 chromosome III, whole genome shotgun sequence genome includes a window with the following:
- a CDS encoding proteasome subunit beta type 2, putative (encoded by transcript TGME49_254900) produces METVIGIRGRDFALVACDRYANSSILRMKDDEDKLLLVDDDKVMGFAGQIGDRLQFGDYIQKNIHLYRFRNNKKLGCAAAANFTRQQLAYYLRRSPYHVDVMLAGYDEMGPHLYWMDYLASMVSVNKAAHGYAAYFLGGLLDRYYHPELTEEEALKIIEMCKKELMTRFIVSQASFRVKVATKEGIRTLDI; encoded by the exons ATGGAAACCGTTATCGGCATCCGCGGTCGCGATTTTGCCCTGGTGGCCTGCGATCGGTATGCAAACTCGAGCATTCTTCGCAtgaaggacgacgaagacaaaCTCTTGCTGGTCGATGACGACAAAGTGATGGGTTTCGCCGGACAAATCGGTGACCGGCTCCAGTTCGGCGATTACATCCAGAAAAACATCCACCTCTACCGATTCAGAAACAACAAGAAACTCGGTTGCGCTGCCGCAGCGAACTTCACGCGCCAGCAACTCGCGTACTACCTGCGAAGAAGTCCGTACCACGTCGATGTCATGCTCGCGGGCTACGACGAG ATGGGGCCTCACCTTTACTGGATGGATTACCTGGCCTCGATGGTGTCGGTGAATAAGGCGGCGCACGGCTACGCGGCCTATTTTTTGGGGGGGCTTCTAGATCGCTACTACCACCCCGAGTTgacggaagaggaggcgcTCAAGATCATCGAAATGTGCAAGAAGGAGCTCATGACGCGCTTTATCGTTTCGCAAGCTTCCTTCAGAGTGAAAGTTGCAACCAAGGAAGGGATCCGCACCCTCGATATCTAG